In one window of Plasmodium berghei ANKA genome assembly, chromosome: 14 DNA:
- a CDS encoding myosin J, putative encodes MSFLHMKNNETFYHSNISNIKDEGQEQLENDEKVFKDALSLEKRNHEEIYSNSHVWYFHKNSYKKMEVLEFKKKEQLYTLKRKGKIFENILKGQVIRSLKNELKLDSENNVDIIQLNEVNVIQNLKNRYEKNKIYTFHASLLLAINPYKQLKDLYDVSIMNNYLCKFKNTNSSEKNDCKAHIYDIGNMAYKNMVLKRKRQTIVVSGHSGSGKTENCKFLFKYFHYIFFHKNSNNVGKIYKSMNSYAEEDEKVKKNIFMASTNISIEENGDMSRYERIDKLIYINNILESMSNAKTIKNNNSSRCGRINELIFEEKKTDKDIMFNHCFSNIKILILLLEINRCITHNDGERNFHVFYQTILGLNDEDLSKRNLVRDVKVYKLLNNDVVKYKKGSTDNCDTKKIDIYEKNKQKDEKNFEYLLKGLNYIKYDKNKINHFFDIIAGIIHLGEIVPDDSNVTSNTSIHESSMEKSFCRYKCACDCLKIDVEDLKNLIKYKNIQISNENIKTPRTKENSLSTLHTLIKVIYKKLFNKIINDINMTNLSDKEKKEMLNSQIYENNNSIISILDLYGFEELSCNDFEQLCINLANEKLNNYYINNEIEKEKNIYKEENILWSDLVIPSYEDTIIFIEKIFGGLDDITKLNNCGHKKVDDNFFTYLLNNENKYLEKHIYGFLNNRDNQYTSKKQNVKKNKFFIKHYAGHVTYSINNWIHKNSDKIEAEIEDLINTSENAFLNEYTKDEVTENYITKSSEKLTESCKISNTSIGLTNNNCKKNNILSVSKKYIKELDNLFTNLEKTDMYYIRCVLPNERMECNNFKKGIVYSQLKECGANEMIKIINNGLSHKILKRELIDKLKKCISKELVHCNDNDIIYYIMRIFDEDKFFKIGKKYIFMKAHLYTQINFYMYDNNIINDNSLVDRQKKKKILRDIRIMRFKRCVTVVKIFSWINNYYIKYLTKKKIMKEKVCDYMYKIYLIRRTILSIKKLLSYNVKKLNKILCEKTYQMPFKKIKNTKKKKKNIINPLISITKKESMQRMSKETKNTNNDKIDSEEKKEKIVEDKNTEQITTKCEENDKNININMLYNTGEKLFVCTPDNYHYVYNNLDWIIIYSKNKINFYNISYSYEQMEKKHILNYNKIAVKKIHNDTKCKKLNEKMNELNRGSVKYESEKDSRSVLHNIDKNNYCCINQHPLYKNLIIGIDEELNIVLFTYPNINTISRFIKKKIKSIKKSNDNLPNTYLPQLYKSRKYSEHFFEKKKNYLESIIKNEEMISYGVNEKMDNEPNLFDDNNLNMFIHMYKNIYVLSTLDGILSKSCSVNSEYFDNYKTMETVNNIIENNNKEVKKDTKDKKCFTYLKELKKEDYISKEFYTNETFKVLNISFLPNSINYFVYLSYALIGENHFILLTIVNLFSKPIYTYTIHIAINNIIKNDDFVKFFIKNYNKIYQNNKIDIQVNIEKQESTNLMKNKEYLDKFLSTIKMSIINNSHIFIYGCCLLSLVEITKFNLNSGTSYIKEYEYKYLQLKFNLYCFEYFNNVYDTYMNKLSHDLKHQLIINDILGNEQKEDGKKKSKLVHLNISEKNEEHNPSYIRNENNDNLFSQENEKSGCSFYIFSLFSRIYLLTNKRCELNYSEVIFNYDDWKIFKLKLNNSNNNIVEDDENKLCGFQGILNMNINYYYKQNYYKSHISLNSSIQATIQKYDEYFADGTLHHSTHKYVYPDVYVLRIKNSNFTNSVDNNNSDEESFYYNLKNHQMLRLCTHGNKKTSILKDRNCFPYSVLACTPLNHLDTILLLNYTSDKNLYFLEFVNIVSRKKKTVPIEE; translated from the exons ATGAGTTTTCTACATATGAAAAACAATGAAACCTTTTATCATTCCAACATATCAAACATAAAAGATGAAGGACAAGAACAAttagaaaatgatgaaaaggTATTCAAAGATGCTTTATCTTTAGAAAAGAGGAATCatgaagaaatatattcaaatagCCATGTGTggtattttcataaaaattcatacaaaaaaatggaagTTTTAgagtttaaaaaaaaggaacaACTATACACCCTTAAAc GTAAAGGaaaaatttttgaaaacATCCTTAAGGGTCAAGTAATACGATCCCTCAAAAATGAACTAAAATTGGATAGCGAAAATAATGTTGATATAATACAGCTAAACGAAGTAAATGTTATccaaaatttaaaaaatagatacgaaaaaaacaaaatatacacatttcATGCATCATTACTATTAGCTATTAATCCatataaacaattaaaaGACCTTTATGATGTAAGTATAatgaataattatttatgcaaatttaaaaatactaatagcagtgaaaaaaatgattgtAAAGCGCATATTTATGATATTGGTAACATggcatataaaaatatggtattgaaaagaaaaagacaAACGATTGTTGTTTCAGGGCATAGTGGAAGTGGTAAAACAGAAAATTGCAAATTtcttttcaaatattttcattatattttttttcataaaaattcgAATAATGTcggaaaaatatataaaagcaTGAATTCATATGCAGAAGAAGATGAAAAagtaaagaaaaatatattcatggCATCCACCAATATAAGCATAGAAGAAAATGGTGATATGTCAAGATATGAAAGGATTGATaaacttatttatattaataatatattagaaTCCATGAGTAATGctaaaacaataaaaaataataatagtagtAGATGCGGAAGAATAAACGAATTAATatttgaagaaaaaaaaacagacAAAGATATAATGTTTAATCATTGCTTTtctaatattaaaatattaattttattattagaaaTTAATAGATGTATCACACATAATGATGGGGAACGAAATtttcatgttttttatcaaaCGATTTTGGGTTTAAACGATGAAGACTTAAGTAAAAGAAATTTAGTTAGAGATGTTAAGGTTTATAAActattaaataatgatgtagtgaaatataaaaagggTTCTACAGATAATTGtgatacaaaaaaaattgatatttatgaaaaaaataagcaaaaagatgaaaaaaattttgaatatttattgaaaggattaaattatataaaatatgacaaaaataaaataaatcatttttttgacATCATAGCAGGAATTATTCATTTAGGAGAAATAGTTCCAGATGACTCAAATGTTACATCTAACACCTCTATTCATGAATCAAGCATGGAAAAATCTTTTTGTAGATACAAATGTGCATGTGATTGCCTAAAAATAGATGTTGAAGATCTTAAAAATttgattaaatataaaaatattcaaatctcaaatgaaaacataaaaacCCCAAGAACTAAAGAAAACTCATTATCTACTTTGCACACCTTAATAaaagtaatatataaaaaactatttaataagataataaatgatataaatatgacgAATTTGAGTGACAAGGAAAAGAAAGAAATGTTAAATtcacaaatatatgaaaataataatagtatcATATCAATATTAGATTTGTACGGTTTTGAAGAATTATCATGTAATGATTTTGAGCAACTATGTATTAATCTAgctaatgaaaaattaaataattattatattaacaatgaaatagaaaaggaaaaaaatatttacaaagAAGAAAACATATTATGGAGTGATTTAGTGATTCCCTCTTATGAAGatacaataatttttatagaaaaaatatttggaGGGTTAGATGATATAACTAAACTTAATAATTGTGGTCATAAAAAGGTGGAtgacaatttttttacatatttgttaaataacgaaaataaatatttggagaaacatatatatggatttttaaataatagaGATAATCAATATACAagtaaaaaacaaaatgtaaaaaaaaataaattttttatcaagCATTATGCAGGGCATGTAACATATAGTATTAATAATTGGATACACAAAAACAGTGATAAAATAGAGGCCGAGATTGAGGATCTTATTAACACATCAGAAAATGCTTTTCtaaatgaatatacaaAAGATGAAGTAactgaaaattatattacaaAATCATCAGAAAAATTAACAGAATCATGTAAAATTAGCAACACATCTATTGGATTAACTAATAacaattgtaaaaaaaataacatacTTAGTGTCAGcaaaaagtatattaaGGAGTTGGATAATTTGTTCACgaatttagaaaaaacagatatgtattatataagaTGTGTATTACCAAATGAACGTATGGaatgtaataattttaaaaaaggaataGTTTATTCCCAACTTAAAGAATGTGGAGCTAACGAAatgattaaaataataaataacgGATTATCtcacaaaatattaaaaagagAATTAATcgacaaattaaaaaaatgtatatccAAAGAATTAGTACATTGCAATGATAAcgatattatatattatattatgagAATATTTGATGAAGACaagttttttaaaattggaaaaaaatacatttttatgaaaGCTCATTTGTATACACAAATTAATTTCTATATGTATgacaataatattataaacgATAATTCGCTAGTTGatagacaaaaaaaaaaaaaaattttaagagATATAAGAATAATGCGATTTAAAAGGTGTGTTACAGttgtaaaaatttttagTTGGATTaacaattattatattaaatatttaacaaaaaaaaaaattatgaaagaAAAAGTTTGtgattatatgtataagatatatttaatacgAAGGACTATATTGAGTATCAAAAAGTTGCTTTCTTATAATGTTAAAAAGTTAAACAAAATACTATGTGAAAAAACGTATCAAATgccttttaaaaaaattaaaaataccaaaaaaaagaaaaaaaatataatcaatCCATTAATTAGTATTACCAAGAAAGAAAGTATGCAACGTATGAGTAAGGAAAccaaaaatacaaataatgataaaattgattcagaggaaaaaaaagaaaaaatagttgaagataaaaatacagAACAAATCACGACGAAATGTGAAGAAAATGACAAAAACATAAACATTAACATGTTGTATAACACCGGAGAGAAACTATTTGTTTGTACTCCAGATAATTATCACTATGTGTATAATAACTTAGATTggataattatatattcaaagaataaaataaatttctaTAACATATCTTATAGTTATGAACAAATGGAGAAGAAAcacattttaaattataataaaattgcagttaaaaaaatacataatgATACAAAGtgtaaaaaattgaatgaaaaaatgaatgaaTTAAATAGAGGAAGTGTAAAATATGAAAGTGAGAAAGATTCAAGAAGCGTGTTACATAATATtgacaaaaataattattgcTGTATTAACCAGCATcctttatataaaaatttgatcATAGGAATTGATGAAGAGTTAAATATCGTTTTATTTACTTATCctaatataaatactattagtcgttttattaaaaagaaaataaaatcaataaaaaaaagtaatgaTAATTTACCAAACACATATTTACCTCAGTTATATAAAAGTAGAAAATATAGTGAGCATTtctttgaaaaaaaaaaaaactatttagagagcataataaaaaatgaagaaatgaTTAGCTATGGCGTAAATGAGAAAATGGATAATGAGcctaatttatttgatgataataatttaaacatgtttatacatatgtataaaaatatatatgtctTAAGTACTTTAGATGGTATTTTATCTAAATCATGTTCAGTGAACTCagaatattttgataattataaaacaatGGAAACTGTAAATAACATTATAGAGAATAATAACAAAGaagtaaaaaaagatacaaaagataaaaaatgcTTTACATATCTAAAAgagttaaaaaaagaagattATATATCAAAAGAATTTTATACTAATGAAACATTTAAagtattaaatatatcctttttaccaaatagtataaattattttgtttatttatcatatgCATTAATAGGTGAAAATCATTTCATATTGTTGACGATTGTTAATTTGTTTTCAAAACctatttatacatatactATACATATAgctataaataatataataaaaaatgatgattttgtaaaatttttcattaaaaattataataagatatatcaaaataataaaatagataTCCAAgtaaatatagaaaaacaAGAAAGTACAAATCTCATGAAGAATAAAGAATATCTagataaatttttaagtacaataaaaatgtctataattaataattcacatatttttatttatggtTGTTGCCTATTAAGCTTGGTcgaaataacaaaatttaatttaaatagtggaacttcatatattaaggaatatgaatataaatatttacagctaaaatttaatttatattgtttcGAATATTTTAACAATGTATATGatacatatatgaataaGCTGTCTCACGATTTAAAACAtcaattaattataaatgatatattgggaaatgaacaaaaagaggatgggaaaaaaaaaagtaaattaGTTCACTTGAACATTTCAGAAAAAAACGAAGAACATAATCCATCATATATAAGGAATGAAAACaatgataatttatttagtcaggaaaatgaaaaatcaGGATGctcattttatattttttcattatttagtagaatttatttattaacaaataaaagatgTGAACTAAATTATTCTGaagttatatttaattatgatgattggaaaatttttaagttaaaattgaataatagtaataataatattgttgAAGACGatgaaaacaaattatGTGGCTTCCAAGGGATATTGAATATGaacataaattattattataagcaaaattattataaaagtCATATTTCGTTAAATTCTTCTATTCAAGCTACTATACAAAAGTATGATGAATATTTTGCTGATGGAACACTTCACCATTCTACtcataaatatgtatatccTGACGTGTATGTATtaagaattaaaaatagtaatttTACTAATAGTGTtgacaataataattcagATGAAGAAtccttttattataatttgaagAACCATCAAATGCTGAGGTTATGTACCcatggaaataaaaaaacatcgATTCTCAAAGACAG gAATTGTTTCCCTTATAGCGTCTTGGCGTGTACCCCTCTGAATCATTTAGACACCATTTTATTACTG AATTACACTAGCgacaaaaatttatattttctggAATTTGTCAACATTGTGAGCAGAAAGAAGAAAACTGTTCCAATTGAGGAGTAA
- a CDS encoding TBC domain-containing protein, putative codes for MKKDKIKEKYIKLLFNEIENEKLEEYFENYEYNFASINYDIYVFNKKIYKLKSFNENLKKELLLYLFRFNFYVPRIIRRIIFKRLLIYDESKDTSNFNYKVYLLLSFLKNPNINETTQKTVDLDVFRTRIDKQNEKTIYFFNIFLNYVCSHFQFKYKQGLNEVLALFFYLKGKFFNIIDVYFCFQNFVQRFLKEFYYDDEFFFLQISFYLFKILIKYHDPVLSEILENNKMNPEIYAASWFLTLFASKSNLEILNSIYLIFLLERNPFFFFFFSLALLILHRNVFICVDSSNLPELLSKINIFDKIFLKKVWSLGKYLEKNTPVSFTHKLFFIKNILIYLTNENSAENDHKKNLLLTFFKSIDYMSTNSYEIIKNISSGINDYIFLDIRPNKHFKNFHFKNSINIDFENNYENILRRSMKIKKKQKKENKVQKNNLYIWYILKKYDNHEIGHNYLLLFSFLLCSKYNKKINISYDDNIILKTINNQVPSESNDLIFDTLKWQNKTRRNKKQRNNNMSKRTKEIKLEGINKRDNVNNGYNNNKKKKYTETGNILHLEENKVVDLNLFFFNLYKNKKSHSRQNKMINIDNNSRKKRINKNSSVKNILEPLKYINIINYIREKKVKDLKKYYSDDDTVVEKFSLTCYHVKKWLNEKIEKENKKKGRKISVPIKRDGNAHNDSLINIFSIDKNNKDSEICKQKKCFTNKDEENNINDKKNDDTNYRSNSCFSNFTSSGSNNEQKKSNEMVDPKLNISSYSLYVLIKEKVLKYEELLKVPFENILSSDKEILILYDDDLNNSKYVRTFYYYLLYTYKIRKVSIIEGGINSYHTLIKNDSFFKQIENNTINGRVVGDTIENNNYEDHLNFYLHYYNFFKDENVLQYCFHQSNVCYLCKAPNIPKKFLDDFFSEIYNDYPIFEEVYYFLTCENICINLLSFYDLIIRKKKIEKIKCDKKNNSDGALSHFSKIFNYIKKKKESSSLSMPSSTWITDGVSYNDKYNVGAEKDSKSFFSNKKNSFLTNKNYFSLNYYLDYYYKKGKTNFPFDPENRYDEYETEINKNEDMRNTGMCYNLCGKMNEKDLCDHEENKKKSDDKINPVDIYAHRNGKNDEMDNKYMDRNKILNKNGNEQIDEEMRKCFSLEENSVNEKIRNFSMFTNSIDKKNITNFDTYNIYSYIDVVCYSSLLEKCSGDNDKDEKIYCEENLKKKNACKIFNCFINHVYQPIIPHNIRSNNIINNFVEYVKYYKSSISNINNNIATDPNLYLNCNKLDSKLFLNIPYLPYTYFRQPKYSYYKDNKKQSIEKDGTSFKRNRNSININYDSKKTLEKSEGADINHSDLQDSKAYNDLLNNSILNNTWIKNKPDLSLCKLMIYDNLLILYGSPYICDTDIIVRNLNEVSVTEFGMNDNNKKDLCSKEDNKNNLIKNIVSSQIKKRNESDKINEKKENIFNNLDIGSKNFLKENEKYRNKKGDKNIHLNSCDDKLEKIIIHKYKDLKKKDVLFNIDCYKLNSIDINWANMSNHIFHSITNEHIYDIYNYYQSYFNLSKSNMSSKEIIYSSSSLSSSNLVSHIPDEQDYSFSDYHNLYTKNLKEKNNLNKTEIFHYKNVKIDAVNIYAIFDIRSIYKITTKRTLGKTLYFYFKINESTPLMGLNFENDAEMQSCVCSVKEVHTMLSKEKK; via the exons atgaaaaaagataaaataaaggaaaaatacataaaactTTTGTTCAAtgaaatagaaaatgaaaaattagaagaatattttgaaaattacgaatataattttgctTCAATAAATTACGATATATAcgtttttaataaaaaaatttataaattaaaaagctTTAATGAAAATCTTAAGAAAGAGCTATtgctatatttatttaggtttaatttttatgttcCTAGGATAATTAG ACgaattatattcaaaagactattaatatatgatgaGAGTAAAGACACATCGAATTTTAATTACAAAGTGTACCTTTTGTTATCTTTTTTGAAAAACCCAAACATAAACGAGACAACTCAA AAAACAGTTGATTTAGACGTATTCAGGACAAGAATtgataaacaaaatgaaaaaacaatttacttttttaacatttttttaaactatGTTTGTAGCCACTTccaatttaaatataaacagGGGCTAAACGAAGTTTTAG ccttgtttttttatctgAAGGGAAAAttctttaatataattgatgtttatttttgtttccAAAATTTTGTGCAaag ATTTTTGAAAGAGTTTTACTACGAtgatgaatttttttttcttcaaatatctttttatttgtttaaaatattaattaaatatcaCGATCCTGTATTGTCAGAAATTCTTG agaataataaaatgaaccCAGAAATATACGCAGCATCATGGTTTCTTACTTTGTTTGCATCTAAGAGTAATCTTGAGATTTTGaattcaatatatttgatattCCTTCTTGAGCGcaatccattttttttctttttcttttctttgGCATTATTGATTTTACATCG aaatgtatttatatgcGTCGATAGTTCAAATTTGCCCGAGTTGTTGAGCAAGATAAACATTTTTGATAagatttttttgaaaaaa GTATGGTCATTAGGAAAatatttggaaaaaaatactcCTGTATCCTTTACCcataaattgttttttataaaaaatattttaatctACTTGACTAATGAGAATTCCGCAGAAAAtgatcataaaaaaaatcttttgctaactttttttaaatcgaTTGACTATATGTCTACCAATTCGTATGAAATAATTAA aaatatatCTTCAGGAATCAATGATTACATATTCCTTGACATAAGGCcaaataaacattttaaaaattttcattttaaaaattcaataAACATAGATTTTGAGAATAACTATGAGAATATCCTAAGAA GAAGCatgaagataaaaaaaaaacaaaagaaggaaaataaagtacagaaaaataatttgtatatatggtatattttaaaaaaatatgataaccACGAAATTGgacataattatttattactgttttcatttttattgtgctcaaaatataataaaaagataaaCATAAGTtatgatgataatattatattaaaaacaataaacaACCAAGTACCCTCAGAAAGTAATGATCTCATCTTTGATACATTAAAATGGCAGAATAAAACacgaagaaataaaaaacaacggaataataatatgtcAAAAAGAACgaaggaaataaaattagaaGGAATTAACAAAAGAGACAATGTAAATAAtggatataataataataagaaaaaaaaatatactgAAACTGGTAACATATTACATTTGgaagaaaataaagttGTGGAtcttaatttattttttttcaacttatataaaaataaaaaatcccATTCGagacaaaataaaatgataaatattgaCAATAATAGTAGAAAAAAAcgaattaataaaaacagttcagtaaaaaatatattagaacctttgaaatatataaatataataaattatatacgtgaaaaaaaagtaaaagatttaaaaaaatactacTCAGATGATGATACAGTAGTTGAGAAATTTTCTTTAACATGTTATCATGTTAAAAAATGgttaaatgaaaaaatagaaaaagaaaataaaaaaaaaggaagaaAAATATCAGTACCCATAAAAAGGGATGGAAATGCACACAATGATtcattaattaatatttttagcatagataaaaataataaagatagTGAAATATGCAAACagaaaaaatgttttacaAACAaagatgaagaaaataatattaatgataaaaaaaatgatgatacTAATTATAGAAGTAATAGCTGTTTCAGTAATTTCACATCTTCGGGATCAAATAATGAACAAAAGAAGAGTAATGAAATGGTTGACcctaaattaaatataagcTCATATagtttatatgttttaataaaagaaaaggttttaaaatatgaagaaCTGTTAAAGGTTccatttgaaaatatattaagtTCAGATAAGGAAATATTAATACTATATGATgatgatttaaataattctaaATATGTAAgaacattttattattatttattatatacatataaaataagaaaGGTATCAATAATTGAAGGTGGTATAAACTCTTATCATactttaattaaaaatgatagtttttttaaacaaatagaaaataatactatAAATGGAAGAGTTGTAGGTGATactattgaaaataataattatgaagatcatttaaatttttatttacattattataatttttttaaggaTGAGAATGTGCTACAATATTGTTTTCATCAATCTAATGTTTGCTATTTGTGTAAAGCCCCAAATATCCccaaaaaatttttagatgattttttttccgAAATATATAACGATTATCCTATATTTGAAGAGgtgtattattttcttacttgtgaaaatatttgcataaatttgttgtcattttatgatttaataataagaaaaaaaaaaatagaaaaaatcaaatgtgataaaaaaaataactcAGATGGCGCATTATCtcatttttcaaaaatatttaattatataaaaaaaaaaaaagaatcaAGTTCATTGTCTATGCCTTCATCGACTTGGATAACAGATGGTGTCTcttataatgataaatataatgtagGTGCTGAAAAAGATAgtaaatcatttttttctaacaaaaaaaatagcttcttgacaaataaaaattattttagtttaaattattatttagactattattataaaaaagggaaaacAAATTTTCCTTTTGATCCAGAAAATCGGTATGATGAATATGAAactgaaataaataaaaatgaagatatgAGAAATACGGGTATGtgttataatttatgtGGAAAAATGAATGAAAAAGATTTATGTGATCAtgaagaaaacaaaaaaaaaagtgacGATAAAATTAATCCGGTTGATATATATGCCCATAGAAATGGTAAAAATGACGAAATggataataaatatatggatcgaaataaaattttaaataaaaatgggaATGAACAAATTGATGAAGAAATGAGAAAATGTTTTTCACTTGAAGAAAATTCagtaaatgaaaaaataaggaATTTTTCAATGTTTACAAATAgtattgataaaaaaaatattacgAATTTTGATACATACAacatatattcatatatagaTGTAGTTTGTTATAGTAGTTTGTTAGAGAAATGCAGTGGTGACAATGATAAAGATGAAAAGATATATTGTGAGGAAaatctgaaaaaaaaaaatgcttgCAAAATTTTCAACTGTTTCATAAATCACGTATATCAACCAATAATACCCCATAATATACGATCAAATAACattattaacaattttgttgaatatgttaaatattataaaagtaGTATATCTAATATCAATAATAACATAGCTACCGAtccaaatttatatttaaattgcAACAAACTTgattcaaaattatttttaaatattcctTATTTGccttatacatattttaggCAAccaaaatattcatattataaagATAACAAAAAACAATCTATTGAAAAAGACGGCACGTCCTTTAAAAGGAATAGAAATAGTATTAACATAAATTATGATAGTAAGAAGACCTTAGAAAAAAGTGAAGGAGCAGATATTAATCATTCAGATTTACAAGATTCAAAAGCATACAAcgatttattaaataattctatattaaataatacatggataaaaaacaaaccCGATTTATCATTATGTAAACTAATGATATATGACAATTTGTTAATTCTTTATGGGTCcccatatatatgtgataCAGATATTATAGTGAGAAATTTGAATGAAGTTTCTGTTACTGAATTTGGTAtgaatgataataataagaaGGATTTATGTAGTAAagaagataataaaaataatttgattaAGAATATAGTATCAtcacaaattaaaaagagAAATGAAAgcgataaaataaatgaaaagaaagaaaatatattcaacaATTTAGATATAGGAAGTAAAAACTTTTtgaaagaaaatgaaaaataccgaaataaaaaaggagaTAAAAACATACATTTAAATAGTTGTGATGATAAACTAgaaaagataataatacataaatataaagatttgaagaaaaaagaTGTTTTGTTTAATATTGATTGTTACAAACTAAATAGTATAGATATAAATTGGGCAAATATGTcaaatcatatatttcaCAGTATAACAAatgaacatatatatgatatatataattattatcaatcttattttaatttatcaaaaagTAACATGTCAAGCaaagaaattatttattcttCAAGTTCTTTGTCCAGTAGTAATTTGGTATCACATATACCTGATGAGCAGGATTATTCTTTTTCGGattatcataatttatatacaaaaaatttgaaagaaaaaaataacttaaataaaactgaaatatttcattacaaaaatgtaaaaattgATGCAGTTAATATTTATGCTATATTTGATATACGttctatttataaaatcacGACCAAACGCACGCTGGGTAAAACTCTCTATTTCTATTTCAAGATTAACGAG AGCACCCCCTTGATGGGcttaaattttgaaaacGATGCGGAGATGCAATCGTGTGTTTGCTCAGTTAAAGAAGTCCACACAATGCTTTccaaagaaaaaaaataa